In the Endozoicomonas sp. SCSIO W0465 genome, TACTCGTTCTCAGGATACCGAATAAGGCTCTTATTGGATTACAGACTGTTCCCAGATTGAACCTGGCTGAAGCACTTATCATTAAAGGCTCTCAGAGCTTTGCTCGGCAATTTGCCCTCAAGCCTTACATTGCGTGGTCCACATCCAATTTTCACTGCAGAGCAGTTCGGAAATCAAATAGAGCCAAATCGATAACGGCCACCCTATGATGGCCAAAGTAACCGGCACTGGTTGTACGGCAACTGCCATCATTGGTGCCTTTCTTGCTGTCTGCGATACACCGCTGACTGCTGCGGTATCTGGCCTTGCCTGTCTGGGAATTGCAGGGGAGTTAGCCAGCAGAGACTGCCCCGGGCCGGGATCTCTGCAGTGGCGCATGCTGGATGAGCTATACCGCCTTGATCAGGCCACCATAAAAAAATTGGAAAAAGTGAGTAATATGAGAAGGAGTTGTCATTGAGCCTGATGCCATCTTTTAGACTGCCTCTTCCAGGTATTAACCTGCGGGAGCGATTCAAAAAACCGGGTATTGAGTTACTGGGCCTGCCGGTAAAACTCTTACCATCCGCCGTGGTCAACAAAC is a window encoding:
- a CDS encoding hydroxyethylthiazole kinase; this encodes MDNGHPMMAKVTGTGCTATAIIGAFLAVCDTPLTAAVSGLACLGIAGELASRDCPGPGSLQWRMLDELYRLDQATIKKLEKVSNMRRSCH